The Novosphingobium kaempferiae genome includes a window with the following:
- a CDS encoding M20/M25/M40 family metallo-hydrolase, whose protein sequence is MRYSIPVLLSLGASLLAPMAQAKAYPEAEAQVLDLSKKAIALRSVRGPGNKTGEVASLFRDALVKAGWDAKDIEIVPLDDTAYLIATWKGSDPSLKPLVISAHMDVVEAKPQDWQRDPFTPVVENGYLYGRGASDTKFEAALALSSMIELRREGFKPKRSIVIAYSGDEETTMDTSKVIAERLKNAELVLNVDGSSGSLSEETGKPLYWSWQGAEKTYVDYTVTVTNAGGHSSAPRPDNAIVQLSEAMARIGAYHFKPELNDVTRQYWTGASKIEPDPKLAAAMKAFVANPDDPAALAVLRANPATVGRVSTTCVPTMISGGHAQNALPQSATANINCRIFPGHTRAEIMAELEKIAAMPAAKFADVTGDDSVEAPASPVRPDFVAAVGRAVKAAWGPVPIIPSQSSGASDSMWYRALGVPSYGASASMIKDSDEFAHGLNERIALLNIAPGVVYYTTLLKDLAAK, encoded by the coding sequence ATGCGCTATTCGATACCGGTTCTTCTTTCGCTCGGAGCCAGCCTGCTTGCCCCCATGGCGCAGGCGAAGGCGTATCCGGAAGCGGAAGCCCAGGTGCTCGATCTGTCGAAGAAGGCTATCGCGCTGCGTTCGGTGCGCGGGCCGGGGAACAAGACCGGTGAAGTGGCTTCGCTGTTCCGTGACGCGCTGGTCAAGGCGGGCTGGGACGCGAAGGACATCGAGATCGTGCCTCTCGACGACACCGCCTATCTCATCGCGACATGGAAGGGCAGCGACCCTTCGCTCAAGCCGCTCGTTATTTCCGCGCATATGGACGTGGTGGAGGCCAAGCCGCAGGACTGGCAACGCGATCCGTTCACGCCCGTCGTCGAGAACGGCTATCTTTACGGTCGCGGCGCGAGCGACACCAAGTTCGAGGCCGCGCTGGCCCTGTCCTCGATGATCGAACTGCGCCGGGAGGGTTTCAAGCCAAAACGCAGCATCGTCATTGCCTATTCGGGCGACGAGGAAACCACCATGGACACCTCCAAGGTGATCGCGGAGCGCCTGAAAAACGCAGAACTGGTATTGAACGTGGACGGTTCCTCCGGTTCGCTCTCCGAGGAGACCGGCAAGCCGCTCTACTGGAGCTGGCAGGGGGCTGAAAAGACCTACGTCGATTACACCGTGACCGTGACCAATGCTGGCGGGCACAGCTCTGCGCCGCGGCCGGACAATGCCATCGTGCAGCTTTCCGAAGCCATGGCACGGATCGGCGCCTATCATTTCAAGCCCGAACTCAACGACGTGACGCGGCAGTACTGGACCGGGGCTTCCAAGATCGAGCCCGACCCGAAGCTGGCGGCGGCGATGAAGGCCTTCGTCGCCAACCCTGACGATCCCGCTGCGCTTGCTGTTCTGCGTGCCAATCCGGCGACTGTGGGGCGTGTCTCGACTACCTGCGTGCCGACCATGATCTCCGGCGGTCACGCGCAGAACGCACTGCCGCAGAGCGCGACCGCGAATATCAACTGTCGCATCTTTCCGGGGCACACGCGCGCTGAGATCATGGCGGAACTAGAAAAGATTGCCGCCATGCCTGCGGCCAAGTTCGCGGATGTCACTGGTGACGATTCTGTCGAGGCACCCGCGTCACCGGTTCGTCCCGATTTCGTGGCGGCGGTGGGCAGGGCGGTCAAGGCCGCCTGGGGACCGGTGCCGATCATCCCCTCGCAGTCGTCAGGCGCGTCGGACTCGATGTGGTATCGTGCGCTGGGCGTGCCGAGCTACGGCGCTAGCGCATCGATGATAAAGGACTCCGACGAGTTCGCGCATGGTCTCAACGAGCGCATCGCTCTTCTGAACATCGCACCAGGCGTGGTCTACTACACCACGTTGCTCAAGGATCTGGCGGCGAAGTGA
- a CDS encoding NAD(P)-dependent alcohol dehydrogenase → MQVKAYGAHSADRPLEAITIERRETGPRDVAIEIAYCGVCHSDLHTVRSEWGGTVFPCVPGHEIVGTVTSVGAEVTRFKIGDTVGVGCMVDSCQHCGSCHDDLEQYCENGFTGTYNAPTADAPGHTLGGYSRAITVDEHFVLSIRHAPEQLAAVAPLLCAGITTYSPLRHWNAGPGKKVGVVGIGGLGHMAIKIAHAMGAQVVAFTSTPAKRQDAIDLGADSTVVSREPEEMAAHNGTFDLIIDTVAASHDLDAYVNLLKRDGALVMLGVPEHPHPSPNIGSMIFGRKTIAGSLIGGIAETQEMLDFCAEHGIVSDIEMIDIQQIDEAYGRMERSGVRYRFVIDSASLDATA, encoded by the coding sequence ATGCAAGTCAAAGCCTACGGCGCCCATTCCGCCGACCGGCCGCTCGAAGCCATCACCATCGAGCGCCGCGAAACCGGCCCGCGCGACGTCGCCATCGAGATCGCCTATTGCGGCGTCTGCCACTCCGACCTCCACACCGTCCGTAGCGAGTGGGGTGGCACCGTCTTCCCCTGCGTTCCGGGTCATGAGATCGTCGGCACCGTAACCAGCGTCGGCGCCGAAGTGACCCGCTTCAAGATCGGCGATACCGTCGGCGTCGGCTGCATGGTCGATAGCTGCCAACATTGCGGATCGTGCCATGACGACCTCGAGCAGTACTGCGAAAACGGCTTCACCGGCACCTACAACGCGCCGACTGCCGATGCTCCCGGCCACACGCTTGGCGGCTATTCGCGCGCCATCACCGTCGACGAACATTTCGTCCTTTCGATCCGCCACGCGCCTGAGCAACTCGCCGCTGTCGCTCCGCTCCTCTGCGCAGGCATCACGACCTATTCCCCGCTGCGTCACTGGAACGCCGGTCCGGGCAAGAAGGTCGGCGTCGTCGGCATCGGGGGCCTCGGCCACATGGCCATCAAGATCGCGCACGCCATGGGTGCGCAGGTCGTCGCCTTCACCTCGACCCCTGCCAAGCGGCAGGACGCTATCGACCTCGGTGCGGACAGCACCGTCGTCAGCCGCGAGCCCGAGGAAATGGCTGCGCATAACGGAACCTTCGATCTCATCATCGACACCGTGGCCGCCAGCCATGACCTCGACGCCTACGTCAACCTGCTCAAGCGCGACGGCGCGCTGGTGATGCTGGGCGTGCCCGAGCATCCGCATCCGAGCCCGAACATCGGCAGCATGATATTCGGACGCAAGACGATTGCGGGCTCTCTGATCGGCGGCATCGCGGAAACGCAGGAAATGCTCGATTTCTGCGCGGAGCACGGGATCGTCTCGGACATCGAGATGATCGACATCCAGCAGATCGACGAGGCTTACGGCCGCATGGAGCGCAGCGGCGTCCGCTACCGCTTCGTCATCGACAGCGCATCGCTGGATGCGACTGCCTGA
- a CDS encoding DUF1178 family protein produces the protein MIVYDLECRAGAHRFEGWFKSSDDYARQQERALLACPHCGSTAIDKAIQAPRLARKGNQMPQAAPTGRDKASVAAKSDTAAVAGVPLPPQAAELMQALATMQAEALRSSRYVGESFVKDARAMHYGEQEAETIHGQATVAEAKELLEEGIGLMPLPFPVVSPEQAN, from the coding sequence ATGATCGTCTACGACCTTGAATGCCGCGCCGGAGCACATCGATTCGAAGGCTGGTTCAAGTCTTCCGATGACTATGCTCGCCAGCAGGAACGGGCGCTGCTTGCGTGCCCTCATTGTGGCTCGACGGCGATCGACAAGGCCATTCAGGCTCCACGGCTTGCACGCAAGGGCAACCAGATGCCGCAAGCCGCTCCGACAGGGCGCGACAAGGCATCGGTGGCGGCAAAAAGCGATACGGCGGCGGTTGCAGGTGTACCACTGCCTCCGCAGGCTGCGGAACTGATGCAGGCGCTCGCCACGATGCAAGCCGAGGCGCTCAGGTCATCGCGCTACGTGGGCGAAAGTTTCGTCAAGGATGCGCGCGCCATGCACTATGGTGAGCAAGAGGCCGAGACCATCCACGGACAAGCGACCGTCGCAGAGGCGAAGGAATTGCTGGAGGAAGGCATCGGGCTCATGCCGTTGCCATTTCCGGTTGTTTCCCCGGAACAGGCGAACTGA
- a CDS encoding carbon-nitrogen hydrolase family protein, with translation MVRAALFQMTTGIDPQANAAAIVDAIEQARAGGAAMLFTPEMSGLLDRKRDRAREAITTETDDIVLAAVREAARREGIWVHIGSLAIAREDGKWANRAFVIDGSGDIRARYDKIHMFDVDLASGESWRESNAYTPGDDVVTVETPLGRLGLAICYDVRFPALFEALGLARCDVIAVPAAFTVPTGQAHWHLMQRARAVEASAYILSAAQVGSHEDGRETYGHSLAVDPWGEVLLDMKGADDGGAAGVAFVDIDHERIAQVRAQLPSLANRRAIAK, from the coding sequence ATGGTGCGTGCAGCGCTGTTCCAGATGACTACGGGCATCGACCCGCAGGCCAATGCGGCTGCGATCGTCGATGCGATCGAGCAGGCACGAGCAGGTGGAGCGGCCATGCTGTTCACGCCTGAAATGTCGGGCCTGCTGGACCGGAAGCGTGACCGCGCGCGCGAAGCGATCACGACCGAGACGGACGACATCGTTCTTGCGGCGGTGCGAGAGGCCGCGAGGCGCGAGGGAATTTGGGTCCACATCGGATCGCTCGCCATCGCGCGCGAAGACGGCAAGTGGGCCAACCGCGCGTTCGTGATCGACGGCAGCGGTGACATCCGGGCTCGATACGACAAGATTCACATGTTCGACGTGGATCTCGCTTCGGGCGAGTCGTGGCGGGAGTCGAACGCCTATACGCCGGGCGATGATGTCGTGACGGTAGAGACGCCGCTCGGGCGTCTGGGGCTTGCGATCTGTTATGACGTTCGCTTCCCGGCGCTGTTCGAAGCTCTGGGGCTGGCCCGCTGCGACGTGATCGCCGTGCCTGCTGCCTTCACCGTTCCTACGGGGCAGGCGCACTGGCATCTCATGCAGCGCGCCCGTGCCGTGGAGGCCAGCGCCTATATCCTGTCCGCCGCGCAGGTTGGGAGCCATGAGGACGGGCGTGAGACTTACGGGCACTCTCTGGCCGTCGATCCCTGGGGCGAGGTGTTGCTCGACATGAAAGGGGCCGACGACGGTGGTGCGGCAGGCGTGGCGTTCGTGGATATCGATCACGAACGCATCGCGCAGGTCCGTGCGCAGTTGCCGAGCCTTGCCAATCGCCGCGCTATCGCCAAGTAG
- the grxC gene encoding glutaredoxin 3, whose protein sequence is MSQPKIEIYTKWGCPYCVAAKSLLDKKGVAYEEYDLTMGGPKRTEMLERVPGASTVPQILIDDKAYGGFDDINALDRDGKLDPVLGL, encoded by the coding sequence ATGAGCCAGCCGAAGATCGAGATCTACACCAAGTGGGGTTGCCCCTACTGCGTTGCCGCCAAGTCGCTGCTCGACAAGAAGGGCGTCGCTTACGAGGAATACGACCTGACCATGGGCGGTCCCAAGCGCACCGAAATGCTGGAACGGGTGCCGGGCGCGAGCACGGTTCCGCAGATCCTCATTGACGACAAGGCCTATGGCGGCTTCGACGACATCAACGCGCTCGACCGCGACGGCAAGCTCGACCCCGTTCTCGGTCTCTGA
- a CDS encoding Hsp20 family protein, whose product MNRIDFSPYRRTMVGFDRLFDMIENQARVNSGDKYPPFNIERRGQDAYRITLAVAGFKPADIDITAQANLLVVKGSKPEESAEGEMLHVGIAQRGFERRFELADYVRVDSADLADGLLIIDLVREVPEAMKPKKVAIGGNTLTVVDGGEGNTAAA is encoded by the coding sequence ATGAACCGTATCGATTTCTCGCCCTATCGCCGCACCATGGTCGGCTTCGACCGCCTTTTCGACATGATCGAGAATCAGGCGCGCGTTAATTCGGGCGACAAATACCCCCCCTTCAACATCGAACGGCGCGGTCAGGATGCCTATCGCATCACGCTGGCAGTTGCGGGTTTCAAGCCGGCAGACATCGACATCACAGCGCAGGCCAATCTGCTGGTCGTCAAGGGCAGCAAGCCCGAGGAAAGCGCCGAAGGCGAGATGCTGCATGTCGGCATCGCCCAGCGCGGATTCGAGCGCCGGTTCGAACTCGCCGACTACGTGCGCGTAGATAGTGCCGACCTTGCAGACGGTCTGCTCATTATCGATCTCGTCCGCGAGGTTCCTGAAGCGATGAAGCCGAAGAAGGTCGCCATCGGTGGCAATACCCTGACGGTCGTTGATGGCGGCGAAGGCAACACCGCAGCCGCATAA
- a CDS encoding AEC family transporter, which translates to MTAILGIVLPVFSLIFAGWLVRRIGVMGAQATSELNRFVVYLALPALLFDIVAKSNWHELWQPHFVAVFTLSTMAIFALTVLLHIRRSGFSADGPVLGLAAAYPNTGFLGFPLLLGALGSWSNTLTLISTIIVACVLFAGAIVLIEIRLHAGSHPLKVAAKVSKSLATNPLIVAPVLATFFPTTGLAVPQPVEVFLKLLGGAASPAALVGLGLFLAEPRKAAPGAGLLTTALVAVKLMVHPAMAWLLAMWVFPLEAPVRHAAVILAMLPTGTGPFMLAEFYGREAGVTARVILISTVMSIVTVSTYLMLIS; encoded by the coding sequence ATGACCGCGATCCTCGGAATCGTACTGCCCGTCTTCTCACTGATCTTCGCCGGGTGGCTGGTGCGGCGTATCGGTGTGATGGGCGCGCAGGCCACCAGCGAACTCAACCGGTTCGTCGTCTACCTCGCCCTGCCCGCGCTGCTGTTCGACATCGTGGCGAAGTCGAACTGGCATGAACTGTGGCAGCCGCACTTCGTGGCGGTCTTCACGCTGAGCACGATGGCGATCTTCGCGCTGACGGTGCTGCTGCATATTCGGCGTAGCGGCTTTAGCGCGGATGGCCCCGTACTCGGCCTTGCGGCCGCCTATCCGAACACCGGTTTTCTGGGCTTCCCTCTCCTGTTGGGAGCACTTGGCTCCTGGAGCAACACCTTGACGCTGATCTCGACGATCATCGTAGCCTGCGTGCTCTTTGCCGGGGCGATCGTTCTCATCGAGATCCGACTGCATGCAGGCAGTCATCCACTCAAGGTCGCAGCCAAAGTCAGCAAGTCACTCGCCACCAACCCGCTGATCGTCGCGCCAGTGCTGGCGACGTTCTTTCCGACAACCGGCCTCGCAGTACCGCAGCCCGTCGAAGTCTTTCTGAAACTGCTGGGTGGCGCAGCTTCGCCCGCCGCGCTGGTCGGCCTCGGCCTCTTCCTCGCAGAGCCACGTAAAGCAGCGCCAGGCGCAGGACTGCTGACCACCGCGCTAGTCGCTGTGAAACTTATGGTGCATCCGGCCATGGCGTGGCTGCTGGCGATGTGGGTGTTTCCGCTCGAAGCCCCAGTTCGACATGCTGCGGTGATCCTGGCCATGCTGCCTACCGGCACCGGACCATTCATGCTTGCCGAATTCTACGGGCGAGAGGCCGGAGTTACGGCGCGAGTCATCCTGATCTCCACCGTCATGTCGATCGTCACGGTGTCGACTTACCTCATGCTTATCAGCTAG